In the Chrysiogenia bacterium genome, one interval contains:
- a CDS encoding ABC transporter ATP-binding protein, with protein MSLLSLEAITQRFGGLTAVSELDFYLQEGELVGLIGPNGAGKTTVFNLITGIYAPTEGRIRFDQKEIGGAKPFDINRAGIARTFQNIRLFPELTVIENVSLAYYGALGYGFWGALLRTKKFRAEEAEFKARAGELLELLGLSEVSADPATALSYGNQRRLEIARALATNPRLLLLDEPAAGMNSQETEDLRRLVLRLRDELKLTILLIEHDMRFVMGLCERIAVLDYGEKIAEGSPSEIRANPKVIEAYLGEEVEL; from the coding sequence ATGAGCCTCCTTTCCCTCGAAGCCATCACCCAGCGCTTCGGCGGCCTGACCGCTGTGTCGGAACTCGACTTCTATTTGCAGGAGGGCGAGCTCGTCGGGCTCATCGGCCCCAACGGCGCGGGCAAGACGACGGTGTTCAACCTGATCACCGGGATCTACGCGCCGACCGAGGGGCGCATCCGCTTCGATCAAAAAGAAATCGGCGGCGCGAAACCTTTCGACATCAACCGCGCGGGCATCGCGCGCACCTTCCAGAACATCCGCCTCTTTCCAGAGCTCACGGTGATCGAGAACGTCTCGCTCGCCTATTACGGCGCGCTCGGATACGGATTCTGGGGCGCACTGCTTCGCACGAAGAAGTTCCGCGCCGAAGAAGCCGAGTTCAAGGCCCGCGCCGGGGAGCTCCTTGAGCTGCTCGGCCTCTCCGAGGTTTCCGCCGATCCGGCAACGGCACTTTCCTACGGCAACCAGCGCCGGCTCGAAATCGCGCGCGCGCTGGCGACAAATCCGCGCCTGCTGCTGCTCGATGAACCTGCCGCCGGCATGAACAGCCAGGAGACCGAGGACCTGCGCCGGCTGGTGCTGCGCCTTCGCGACGAGCTCAAGCTGACGATCCTGCTCATCGAACACGACATGCGCTTTGTGATGGGACTCTGCGAGCGCATCGCCGTGCTCGACTACGGCGAGAAAATCGCCGAGGGAAGCCCCTCGGAGATCCGCGCCAACCCCAAGGTCATCGAGGCCTACCTGGGTGAGGAGGTGGAGCTGTAA